One genomic segment of Odocoileus virginianus isolate 20LAN1187 ecotype Illinois chromosome 33, Ovbor_1.2, whole genome shotgun sequence includes these proteins:
- the BCKDK gene encoding branched-chain alpha-ketoacid dehydrogenase kinase isoform X2, which yields MILASVLGSGPRGGSPLRPLLGPALSLRARSTSATDTHHVEMARERSKTVTSFYNQSAIDVAAEKPSVRLTPTMMLYSGRSQDGSHLLKSARYLQQELPVRIAHRIKDFRSLPFIIGCNPTILHVHELYICAFQKLTDFPPIKDQADEARYCQLVRQLLDDHKDVVTLLAEGLRESRKHIEDEKLVRYFLDKTLTSRLGIRMLATHHLALHEDKPDFVGIICTRLSPKKIIEKWVDFARRLCEHKYGNAPRVRINGHVAARFPFIPMPLDYILPELLKNAMRATMESHLDTPYNVPDVVITIANNDIDLVIRISDRGGGIAHKDLDRVMDYHFTTAEASTQDPRISPLFGHLDTHSGGQSGPMHGFGFGLPTSRAYAEYLGGSLRLQSLQGIGTDVYLRLRHIDGREESFRI from the exons ATGATACTGGCTTCGGTCCTGGGGAGCGGACCCCGGGGCGGGTCACCCCTCCGGCCTCTCTTGGGGCCCGCACTCTCGCTCAGGGCCCGCTCCACATCAGCCACTGATACCCACCACGTGGAGATGGCACGGGAGCGCTCTAAGACCGTCACCTCCTTTTACAACCAGTCAGCCATCGACGTGGCAGCAGAGAAG CCCTCAGTCCGTCTCACTCCAACCATGATGCTCTATTCAGGCCGCTCTCAGGATGGCAGTCACCTTCTG aaaagTGCCCGCTACTTGCAGCAGGAGTTGCCAGTGAGGATCGCTCACCGCATCAAGGACTTCCGCAGCCTTCCTTTCATCATTGGCTGCAACCCCACCATACTGCACGTG CACGAGCTGTACATCTGTGCCTTCCAGAAGCTGACAGACTTCCCTCCG ATCAAGGACCAGGCGGATGAGGCCCGATACTGCCAGCTGGTGCGACAGCTGTTGGATGACCACAAGGATGTGGTGACCCTCTTGGCGGAAGGCCTGCGTGAGAGCCGGAAGCACATAGAG GATGAGAAGCTTGTCCGCTACTTCTTAGACAAGACGTTGACTTCAAGGCTTGGGATCCGTATGTTGGCCACCCACCATCTAGCACTACATGAAGATAAG CCTGACTTTGTTGGCATCATCTGCACTCGCCTGTCACCGAAGAAGATTATTGAAAAGTGGGTGGACTTTGCCAG ACGCCTGTGTGAGCACAAGTATGGCAATGCACCCCGAGTCCGCATCAACGGACACGTGGCAGCCCGTTTCCCCTTCATCCCGATGCCACTGGACTACATCCTACCTGAGCTGCTCAAGAACGCCATGAG AGCCACAATGGAGAGTCACCTCGACACTCCCTACAATGTCCCAGACGTCGTCATCACCATCGCCAACAATGATATCGATCTCGTCATCAG GATTTCAGACCGGGGCGGGGGAATTGCTCACAAAGACCTGGATCGGGTGATGGACTACCACTTCACTACAGCTGAGGCCAGCACCCAGGACCCCCGGATCAGCCCCCTCTTCGGCCACCTGGACACGCACAGTGGTGGCCAGTCAGGACCCATGCACGG cttTGGCTTCGGGCTGCCCACGTCGCGGGCCTACGCAGAGTACCTCGGTGGTTCCCTTCGGCTGCAGTCACTGCAGGGCATTGGCACAGATGTCTACCTGCGGCTCCGTCACATCGATGGCCGGGAAGAAAGCTTCCGCATCTGA
- the BCKDK gene encoding branched-chain alpha-ketoacid dehydrogenase kinase isoform X1: MILASVLGSGPRGGSPLRPLLGPALSLRARSTSATDTHHVEMARERSKTVTSFYNQSAIDVAAEKPSVRLTPTMMLYSGRSQDGSHLLKSARYLQQELPVRIAHRIKDFRSLPFIIGCNPTILHVSILVNSHTSSLQHELYICAFQKLTDFPPIKDQADEARYCQLVRQLLDDHKDVVTLLAEGLRESRKHIEDEKLVRYFLDKTLTSRLGIRMLATHHLALHEDKPDFVGIICTRLSPKKIIEKWVDFARRLCEHKYGNAPRVRINGHVAARFPFIPMPLDYILPELLKNAMRATMESHLDTPYNVPDVVITIANNDIDLVIRISDRGGGIAHKDLDRVMDYHFTTAEASTQDPRISPLFGHLDTHSGGQSGPMHGFGFGLPTSRAYAEYLGGSLRLQSLQGIGTDVYLRLRHIDGREESFRI; encoded by the exons ATGATACTGGCTTCGGTCCTGGGGAGCGGACCCCGGGGCGGGTCACCCCTCCGGCCTCTCTTGGGGCCCGCACTCTCGCTCAGGGCCCGCTCCACATCAGCCACTGATACCCACCACGTGGAGATGGCACGGGAGCGCTCTAAGACCGTCACCTCCTTTTACAACCAGTCAGCCATCGACGTGGCAGCAGAGAAG CCCTCAGTCCGTCTCACTCCAACCATGATGCTCTATTCAGGCCGCTCTCAGGATGGCAGTCACCTTCTG aaaagTGCCCGCTACTTGCAGCAGGAGTTGCCAGTGAGGATCGCTCACCGCATCAAGGACTTCCGCAGCCTTCCTTTCATCATTGGCTGCAACCCCACCATACTGCACGTG AGCATCCTTGTGAATTCCCACACCTCTTCCTTGCAGCACGAGCTGTACATCTGTGCCTTCCAGAAGCTGACAGACTTCCCTCCG ATCAAGGACCAGGCGGATGAGGCCCGATACTGCCAGCTGGTGCGACAGCTGTTGGATGACCACAAGGATGTGGTGACCCTCTTGGCGGAAGGCCTGCGTGAGAGCCGGAAGCACATAGAG GATGAGAAGCTTGTCCGCTACTTCTTAGACAAGACGTTGACTTCAAGGCTTGGGATCCGTATGTTGGCCACCCACCATCTAGCACTACATGAAGATAAG CCTGACTTTGTTGGCATCATCTGCACTCGCCTGTCACCGAAGAAGATTATTGAAAAGTGGGTGGACTTTGCCAG ACGCCTGTGTGAGCACAAGTATGGCAATGCACCCCGAGTCCGCATCAACGGACACGTGGCAGCCCGTTTCCCCTTCATCCCGATGCCACTGGACTACATCCTACCTGAGCTGCTCAAGAACGCCATGAG AGCCACAATGGAGAGTCACCTCGACACTCCCTACAATGTCCCAGACGTCGTCATCACCATCGCCAACAATGATATCGATCTCGTCATCAG GATTTCAGACCGGGGCGGGGGAATTGCTCACAAAGACCTGGATCGGGTGATGGACTACCACTTCACTACAGCTGAGGCCAGCACCCAGGACCCCCGGATCAGCCCCCTCTTCGGCCACCTGGACACGCACAGTGGTGGCCAGTCAGGACCCATGCACGG cttTGGCTTCGGGCTGCCCACGTCGCGGGCCTACGCAGAGTACCTCGGTGGTTCCCTTCGGCTGCAGTCACTGCAGGGCATTGGCACAGATGTCTACCTGCGGCTCCGTCACATCGATGGCCGGGAAGAAAGCTTCCGCATCTGA
- the BCKDK gene encoding branched-chain alpha-ketoacid dehydrogenase kinase isoform X3 has protein sequence MILASVLGSGPRGGSPLRPLLGPALSLRARSTSATDTHHVEMARERSKTVTSFYNQSAIDVAAEKPSVRLTPTMMLYSGRSQDGSHLLKSARYLQQELPVRIAHRIKDFRSLPFIIGCNPTILHVIKDQADEARYCQLVRQLLDDHKDVVTLLAEGLRESRKHIEDEKLVRYFLDKTLTSRLGIRMLATHHLALHEDKPDFVGIICTRLSPKKIIEKWVDFARRLCEHKYGNAPRVRINGHVAARFPFIPMPLDYILPELLKNAMRATMESHLDTPYNVPDVVITIANNDIDLVIRISDRGGGIAHKDLDRVMDYHFTTAEASTQDPRISPLFGHLDTHSGGQSGPMHGFGFGLPTSRAYAEYLGGSLRLQSLQGIGTDVYLRLRHIDGREESFRI, from the exons ATGATACTGGCTTCGGTCCTGGGGAGCGGACCCCGGGGCGGGTCACCCCTCCGGCCTCTCTTGGGGCCCGCACTCTCGCTCAGGGCCCGCTCCACATCAGCCACTGATACCCACCACGTGGAGATGGCACGGGAGCGCTCTAAGACCGTCACCTCCTTTTACAACCAGTCAGCCATCGACGTGGCAGCAGAGAAG CCCTCAGTCCGTCTCACTCCAACCATGATGCTCTATTCAGGCCGCTCTCAGGATGGCAGTCACCTTCTG aaaagTGCCCGCTACTTGCAGCAGGAGTTGCCAGTGAGGATCGCTCACCGCATCAAGGACTTCCGCAGCCTTCCTTTCATCATTGGCTGCAACCCCACCATACTGCACGTG ATCAAGGACCAGGCGGATGAGGCCCGATACTGCCAGCTGGTGCGACAGCTGTTGGATGACCACAAGGATGTGGTGACCCTCTTGGCGGAAGGCCTGCGTGAGAGCCGGAAGCACATAGAG GATGAGAAGCTTGTCCGCTACTTCTTAGACAAGACGTTGACTTCAAGGCTTGGGATCCGTATGTTGGCCACCCACCATCTAGCACTACATGAAGATAAG CCTGACTTTGTTGGCATCATCTGCACTCGCCTGTCACCGAAGAAGATTATTGAAAAGTGGGTGGACTTTGCCAG ACGCCTGTGTGAGCACAAGTATGGCAATGCACCCCGAGTCCGCATCAACGGACACGTGGCAGCCCGTTTCCCCTTCATCCCGATGCCACTGGACTACATCCTACCTGAGCTGCTCAAGAACGCCATGAG AGCCACAATGGAGAGTCACCTCGACACTCCCTACAATGTCCCAGACGTCGTCATCACCATCGCCAACAATGATATCGATCTCGTCATCAG GATTTCAGACCGGGGCGGGGGAATTGCTCACAAAGACCTGGATCGGGTGATGGACTACCACTTCACTACAGCTGAGGCCAGCACCCAGGACCCCCGGATCAGCCCCCTCTTCGGCCACCTGGACACGCACAGTGGTGGCCAGTCAGGACCCATGCACGG cttTGGCTTCGGGCTGCCCACGTCGCGGGCCTACGCAGAGTACCTCGGTGGTTCCCTTCGGCTGCAGTCACTGCAGGGCATTGGCACAGATGTCTACCTGCGGCTCCGTCACATCGATGGCCGGGAAGAAAGCTTCCGCATCTGA
- the BCKDK gene encoding branched-chain alpha-ketoacid dehydrogenase kinase isoform X4 has translation MILASVLGSGPRGGSPLRPLLGPALSLRARSTSATDTHHVEMARERSKTVTSFYNQSAIDVAAEKPSVRLTPTMMLYSGRSQDGSHLLKSARYLQQELPVRIAHRIKDFRSLPFIIGCNPTILHVSILVNSHTSSLQHELYICAFQKLTDFPPIKDQADEARYCQLVRQLLDDHKDVVTLLAEGLRESRKHIEDEKLVRYFLDKTLTSRLGIRMLATHHLALHEDKPDFVGIICTRLSPKKIIEKWVDFARRLCEHKYGNAPRVRINGHVAARFPFIPMPLDYILPELLKNAMRATMESHLDTPYNVPDVVITIANNDIDLVIRISDRGGGIAHKDLDRVMDYHFTTAEASTQDPRISPLFGHLDTHSGGQSGPMHG, from the exons ATGATACTGGCTTCGGTCCTGGGGAGCGGACCCCGGGGCGGGTCACCCCTCCGGCCTCTCTTGGGGCCCGCACTCTCGCTCAGGGCCCGCTCCACATCAGCCACTGATACCCACCACGTGGAGATGGCACGGGAGCGCTCTAAGACCGTCACCTCCTTTTACAACCAGTCAGCCATCGACGTGGCAGCAGAGAAG CCCTCAGTCCGTCTCACTCCAACCATGATGCTCTATTCAGGCCGCTCTCAGGATGGCAGTCACCTTCTG aaaagTGCCCGCTACTTGCAGCAGGAGTTGCCAGTGAGGATCGCTCACCGCATCAAGGACTTCCGCAGCCTTCCTTTCATCATTGGCTGCAACCCCACCATACTGCACGTG AGCATCCTTGTGAATTCCCACACCTCTTCCTTGCAGCACGAGCTGTACATCTGTGCCTTCCAGAAGCTGACAGACTTCCCTCCG ATCAAGGACCAGGCGGATGAGGCCCGATACTGCCAGCTGGTGCGACAGCTGTTGGATGACCACAAGGATGTGGTGACCCTCTTGGCGGAAGGCCTGCGTGAGAGCCGGAAGCACATAGAG GATGAGAAGCTTGTCCGCTACTTCTTAGACAAGACGTTGACTTCAAGGCTTGGGATCCGTATGTTGGCCACCCACCATCTAGCACTACATGAAGATAAG CCTGACTTTGTTGGCATCATCTGCACTCGCCTGTCACCGAAGAAGATTATTGAAAAGTGGGTGGACTTTGCCAG ACGCCTGTGTGAGCACAAGTATGGCAATGCACCCCGAGTCCGCATCAACGGACACGTGGCAGCCCGTTTCCCCTTCATCCCGATGCCACTGGACTACATCCTACCTGAGCTGCTCAAGAACGCCATGAG AGCCACAATGGAGAGTCACCTCGACACTCCCTACAATGTCCCAGACGTCGTCATCACCATCGCCAACAATGATATCGATCTCGTCATCAG GATTTCAGACCGGGGCGGGGGAATTGCTCACAAAGACCTGGATCGGGTGATGGACTACCACTTCACTACAGCTGAGGCCAGCACCCAGGACCCCCGGATCAGCCCCCTCTTCGGCCACCTGGACACGCACAGTGGTGGCCAGTCAGGACCCATGCACGGGTGA